The sequence CTGCCCGGGTCGAAGAAGCCGGCTTCGAAGTCGTGCAGACGCACGAGTCGGGAAAACTCTCGGCACTGCTCACCCGCGCGCTTGGAATCTTCAGCGAGCCCGGGGTTCCCAGCCCGCGACAAGTCGCCTGGAACGACCGGCTGCTGCCGCTGACGCGCTGGACCGATCGCGTGCTGCCAAGCGCAGGCTCGCGACTGACGGTCGTCGGGCGCCGGCGGGCAACCACAGCGCTCAGGCGCGCGGCCTAAACAACCCACTCATCGCACACGGAACGTGCCATGTCGGAGCGTCTCGAGCGTCGCCATCACACTTCTACCGCGCCGGCGCCCTCGGAACATCTCGCGACACATGGTCCCCATCTCGCCCATTCGGCTTTCGAGCAACCGCGTGTCGCGACTCCCCCGGCGGCCAAGACGCCGCTCGCCCAGCTCGATCTGCCCGGCTTCTCACTGAGCCCGCTTGCCGAACGCCGTGTCACTCAACTGACCTACGCTTTTCTCGTACTCGGCATCGGGCTGCGTTTGCTGCGTTACCTGTTGTGCTGCCCTTTGTGGGGCGACGAGGCCTACGTCGCGGCGAACTTCTTCGAACAAAGCTATGCCGATCTGCTACAGCCGCTGCGTTATCACCAGGTCTGCCCGCCGCTGTTCCTGTGGACCGAACTAACGATCGTGCGGCTGTTTGGCTTTTCTGAGTATTCGCTACGCCTGGTTCCCTGCCTGGCGGGCATTGCCACGCTTTTGTTGTTCTGGCGTTTTGCCAGCGGCATCTTGCGCGGTCTCCCCTTGCTGATGGCAGTGGCGTTCTTTGCCGTCGCCTACTACCCGATTCGGCATGGCGGCGAGGTGAAACCGTATGCCACCGATCTTTTCGCGGCGATGCTGCTGATGACGCTATTGGGCGAGTGGCTGCGCCGCCCGGGCGAGGCTCGCTGGCTGTGGGTGCTCGCCACGGTGACGCCCCTGTTGGTCTGGCTTTCTTATCCGTCGGTGTTTGTGGCTGGCGGCGTTGGTCTGGCCCTCGGCTGGCACGCGTGGCGGCACGGCACGGCGTCGATCCGTCTGGCGGTAGTGGCCTTTGGCATCACGTTGCTCGCCTCGTTCGGCGGGCTGCAATATGTCATGGCGATGGCGCAATACCAGCGTGAGTTCGGTGCCGGGGGTATGGGCGACTATTGGCAAATGGCCTTCCCCCCCGTCACGCAGCCGATCGCCCTGGTGACGTGGCTCGTGCGCGAACATACCGGTCACATCTTTGCCTTCCCCATCGGTGGCAAGAATGGCGCCAGCACGCTCAATCTGATCTGCTTCGTGGCCGGGGTCGTGCTCTTGTGGCGCGTGCGCCGTCGCACGCTACTCCTGGCTTGCCTGGGACCGTTCTTCCTAGCCTTTGTCGCCGCCTCGCTGCAGCGTTATCCCTACGGCGGCAGCACGCGAGTCGTGCTCTACCTCGCTCCGGCAATCTGTCTGATCGCCGGGCTCGGTGCGACGTGGATCATCTCGTGGGGGCGCGAGCCGTGGTTCCGCCGCGCGATGGCCCTGGTCGCCATCGCGGTGCTGGGACTGATCGGCGCGGGGCAGGGGATTGCTGATCTTGTCATGCCCTACAAGACGATCCACGACGAGCGCGATCGGGCCTTTGCCGATTGGCTCTGGAACGATAAGGCGCACGGCGTCGAGATGGTCTGCGTCTACCGCGACCTGGGACTCGACTTCTTCCCCTTGAATTGGGAATGGGGACATTCGGCCCGCTATCTCTGCAACCAGCGCATCTATTCACCGCGGCATGGCGGACCGGGGCAGCCTCCCGACTGGGACGCCATTACGGCCGAACGTCCATTGGTCTGTGTCGTCTACTGGGTCGGCGACCTGAAACGGGACGACGCCAGGTTCAACGCCTGGCTGGCCGAAGTCGGCCAGCGTTTCGAACTAGCCGATCGTGAGCGCCACGTGCTCAATCCCGATTCGGGCTATACCGAGACGTACGAGCTCTATACCTTCGTGCCGCGGATCAAGACCGCAAGCGCGAAACAAATCAACGTGGCGCGCTAGCGCCAGATGACACGCTGCGCCGCTACCCCTTGATGTTGCGGTCAGGCGGTGGGAGGTAGCACGGACGATTTTCCGGAGTGGCATTGCCAGCGTGCCAGGCCGGAGTCGCAAAATCATCGGTGCTAACCACTCTGGTTGTCACCGCAGACTGGTCCAGCAGCGCCGCGCGGCCGCGTCTTTCGACGATCACTTCTTCTTGTCGGCTTCGTTCTGCTTGTCGCGTTTGAGCTTCCAGGCGACGAGCCAGCGTTCGGAATCGAGCTTCATGCCCAGCTCGTCGACGAGTCGCTGCTCGAGGTCGCGCATGTGGCCGGCGCCGTAGAAGATGGCGAGCTTCTTCTTTCCGCTTGCCAATTCGCGCTGAAGCACGTCGATCGCGACCTTGTTGCGCTCGGAGATCAGCGTCGAACCTTTAGGCCCGTCGAGACCGCCGATCATACCATCCATGTTTTCGAACTGCTCGGCCATGAGTTGCCGCATCGACATCGCGCGGTCGGGATTCATCAAGGCCAGCAGCATGCCGGCGTCCGATTGCCGTGCGGCGCCGGGATTGCGCTGCGCGGCCAGACTCTGCTGCGCGATGCTGTGCCCGAGCATGCGGAAGAACATCGAGAACATGTTCTCGTTGCGATCGCGCATCGATTGCTCGAAGGCCTCGGGCGACATGTCGGCATGTACGAAGTTCTTCCGTTCGTAGTCGACGCCGTCGAGCTGATGCGTCAGCTCGAGCATGTTCTGCATGCCTCCTTGCAGCATGGCGATGGGATGCCCCGAGCGCTCGCCCGGCTTCGGCTTCGCGTCTTCCGGGGCGACGAGTTCGTAGAGCACGGCGTCGTAATTCGCGAACACGTCGTTCAGCTCGTCGAAGTATTCCGGTTCGGCGATGTGTACCGCGGCCACCAGATCGACCACGATCCCCTCGTCCTCGTCGGCCGGCACATAGCGCACGATGGCCGTTTCCATCGCCACGAGCTTTCCGTCCTCGTCTCGGGTCACGCGCAGGAATTTCGTCTTGGCCGGAGTTGCTTGCGCGGCATCGCTCGAATCGGCTTCGTCCGCCACTGCCGTGGGGGGAGCCGCTCCTGCCGGCCACGCGACGACCCAGGCAGCCCCTACCGCGAGCCACACGACCAACCCACGCAGCAACCCTTCGTAGAAGTTCGAGCGAGCTCGTCGCGACATGGCCGGTTCCTCTTTCCAGGGATGGCGCTGCTCGAAACAGCGCCTGGCTGAAGTATACGCCTCGGCTCCAGCGCCGGACAGCAAACCGCCACGAGCGGCAAAAAGCGGCGGCCGCCCGCTACTTGCTGGCGCTCGCCAGCTTGCGCCGCAGCGAACGGACGTTGTCCTGCACCACCAGCGGCATCTTCGAACGCAGCAGGTTCTTGCCCTCGAACCAGCCGTGCGGTTCATCGAAGGCCACGTGGCATTCGATGAACAAGGCCCCTCGCGGCTCGGCCAATTCTGTGACCTTGATATAGCCGCCGAGCCCCGTATAGGGCAGAGGATCGCCAGGGCTCAGCCGCCCGGCGGCGTCGCGCAACAGCGGTTGCCAGCGATTGGGAAATTCCTTGTCCTCGGCAAAGCGCTCGTCGAGCCGCAGCGCCGCGACCACCGACCCGGCTTGCTTGGCGCGTTCCGTATAGGCCACGCCTCCCAGTTGCACGCGGTCGAGGATCGACACGTCGATCGCAATGAAATTCGGATCGAGCGCCGGAGTGCCTGCGAGCGTCAGCCCACGCTGTTTCAACTCTTCGGGCGTAAGGGCGCGAGCCTTGAGCGTCTCTTGATGAGCCGATTCGCTCTCCGCGGCGCCGGCCAGTTGGTCGAACAAACCTTCGTCTTCGAAGGCCGCCAGCTTGCCGTAGGCCACGAAGCAGAAGTCGATGCGCTGGCCACGCCGCTCGCCCGTCTCGTCGTCGAGCGAATTGATCTCGAGCACGAAGGGGGACACCACCGCGTTGCGCGTAAATCGATCGAGCGGATACTTGTCGGCGGCACGTTGGAGCGTTTCCTGCTGCTCGGCCGGCGTCATGCCCGCGGACATGATCGGCGTGGGCAACATGACCGCCGTTCCCGAGGGAAGCTTCACTCCCTGCTGGACGAGTTCTTCGAGCAGATCGGCCCGGGCCTCGGCCGCCAGCAGCAGACCTGCCAGCACGAGCAGCCCCATCACGATCTCTTGGTTGAGTCGGCTCATGGGTCGCTTCCTCTCCCTACGGCGGCGGTTTTCACCACGAGGTGCGGGTAATTCTACGCCAGAGGCAAGTCACGGCGTCGCGGCGCGGCGCTCGTCGGCCTCGAACTTGCCGTCGCGCAAATGGATCACGCGTGCCGCCCGCGCCGCCACACGTGGGTCGTGCGTGATGAGCACCACGGTTAGATTGGCCTGGGCGTGCAGACGGAAAAAGAGCTCGAGAATCTCCTCGCCCGTCCGCGTATCGAGATTGCCCGTCGGCTCGTCCGCCAGCAGCAGCGCCGGATCGTTCGCCAACGACCGCGCGATCGCCACCCGTTGACGTTCCCCCACCGAAAGTCTCATGGGGAGGTGGCCCGTACGATGCTGCATGCCGACCTCGGCCAGCAGGCGTGCGGCCTTCTCCGCGCGGGCGGCGACCGGGAGCGATGATTCGAACATCGGCACCTGCACGTTCTCGAGCGCCGTGAGCATCGGCAGCAGGTGAAACGACTGGAACACAAAACCGATGCGCTGGGCGCGAATCCGATCGGTGTTCGTCAGGCCGTTGACGAGCTGCCCCTCGAAATAGACCACACCCTGGGTCGGCTCGTCGAGCAATCCCAGCAACTGCAGCAACGTCGACTTTCCGCTGCCGCTCGGGCCGACGATCGCCACAAACTCGCCTCGCTCAATCGTCAGGTCCACGCCGTCGAGCGCCCGCACGTCGCCGTCGGGATAGAGCTTGGCGAGCCTCTCGGCGCGAAGCAGCACCCGGCTCGGATCTGGTTGGGAAGAGGGCATGGCAAGTCGCGGGGCAGGGGGGGATGCGCTCGATGCAATCGCTAGAACTTTCGCGATCGGACAGCACGGCAACGTAGAACGCGCACGATCTCTACAACTTAGCACACAGGTCCCCCGCAGCCCGATGGGGGGCGTTGCAACCGCTACTTCGGCCGGCCGAAAGCGTGTCGAACGGCCCCGCAAGCTGTCGCGGCGCACCTCGTGGGACCGATACGAAACATCGGTGGACCGCGCGCTACCGCCAGGATCGGCCAGGCGCGCGGTGGGCGGAGCACCAGCCATCACAACGTTCGACGGGCCTCGACCACGGCCCGCCGGCGCGCGTCACGGAGGCGATCTCGATGCCGGGCCGCCAGGCAAACTGGCCGCTGCCGCTCGCGCGAGCATTCTGGCTCGTGGCGCTGGCCTTGTCGTTGGCCGGTTGCCGCCATCCCATCGCGGTCAAGACCGACAGCCGCGTGACGGTCGTCTCGCCCCAGCCGCACAGCATGGGACCGCTCGTCGCCATGCCCGTCGTCCACGGTCAGGTCGAGACCCCGCGCCGCATTGCGCTGGTCGACGTCGACGGATTGATCCTCAATCAGCCCATGACGGGACTCTACAGCGAAGGCGAGAATCCCGTCGCGCTCTTCCGCGAAAAGCTCGATCAGATCGCTCGCGACCCCTGCTATGCCGCCGTGGTGATTCGCATCAACAGTCCCGGCGGCGGCGTGACCGCCTCCGACGTCATCTGGCACGATCTGCGCGAGCTGAAAGCCCGGCGCGGCATCCCCGTCGTGGCCTGCCTGATGGATGTCGGGGCTGGCGGGGCATACTACCTCGCCACGGCCGCCGATCACATCGTGGCCCACCCGACTTCGGTCACGGGGGGCATCGGCGTCATCCTGAATCTCTACAACCTCGAAGACGCCATGGCGCAATTCAACGCCGTGGGCACGCCCATCAAATCGGGCGAGTACATCGATCTCGGCACTCCCATCCGGGCTCAGAGCGACGAGGCCCGCGAGTTGCTGCAGACGATGGCCAACGAGTTTCACGGACGCTTCAAGCAGGTCGTGCTCGAAGCGCGGCCCCAGGTGGCGCACGATCCGACCGACATCTTCGACGGACGCGTCTTCACGGCGCAGCAGGCACTTGGCCGACACCTGGTCGACTCGATCGGCTACGTCGACGATGCGATCGCCATCGCCGCGCAGATGGGGGGCGCACCCGGCGCACCGGTCGTGGCCCTGCATCGCTGCCACGATCGCGCGCGCACGCCCTACGACGTCACGCCGAACGTCCCCTTGCAGGCCAACTTCCTCCCGCTGAGCATTCCGGGACTAGAACGCTCGAAACTGCCCACGTTTCTTTATCTCTGGCAGCCCGAGCCCACGCTCGAGCGCATGAGCGGGCGCTGATCCGCGCTCGATTTCCGCGAAGAGCACGCTGCCCGGCACAAGTGCAGGAACCGATCGCTTCGTCGTCAACGTGATACATCTCGTCGCGATCTTGCGACGCGGGCGGATTCGATTCCCTGCCGCAGCTCTCGCTGAGTGCGTCTCCGCCTCGCAAAATATCTTCACCATTGGTACACGATTCTGGCCACTGCGCGGCAGCGCGTGGTCGCCAGAAAAACAAGTCGATATGACGGCGCTCGGGCTGCGTCCCTAGGGAGCGGGGCTTCCCCCCTTCTTCGTGGTGCGGGAAACTACAGTCTGCCGGAAATGGTTTCCCGGCAACCAATTCGCGATACGATTCAGGCGTGAGGGTCGTATCGAGTAGGAGGCCTGCTCAGCCCCACCCTGGACCATTCGTAGCGATCAAGGATGGCTGTTTTGCCACGAGGCCCGTCAAACCGCACGCGAACCGCATCAAATCCCGCCGTCCGAGCGGTGAGGTGCCATTTTCTGGCCGAGAATTGGGATGAACTCCACTGGTCGACACGACTTAGCGTCGTTTCGCCCCCGCCTTGCTCGATCACCTGCCGCGATTACCTCGGAACGTCGCCGGCGCGGACCGCGTCCAAGCCTGTGGCTCCACAACTCCACCCTGGCATTCTACTGAGCGAGCGAGTGCCGATACTCGCCTGAGCAGCGTCATGCGTTTAACCACCTTCGTTTACCGCAACCTCACGCGACGTCGCGTCCGCTCGGCGCTGACGGTCTGCGGCATGGCCGTGGCGGTGTCGGCGGTGGTGGCTCTGGTGGGCATCGCCGACGGATTTCGGCAATCGTTTCTCGACTTGTACGCTGGGAACGGAATCGATGTGATCGTCGTGCGGGCTCGCTCGGCCGATCGCATGGCCAGCGAGTTGGATGAAACGCTAGGGCCCCGAATTGCCGGCCTCGAAGGTGTCGCCTCGGTCGAGCCGGTGTTGATGGATGCCATCTCGCTGGAAGATTCCGGCCAGATCGGCGTCGTACTGCAAGGACTCGATCCTGCCGCGCCAACCGTGCGCGACCTGCAGATTACCGCGGGGCGCACCCTGCGGAGCGGCGAGCAAAAGAGCGTTCTGCTCGGCCGAATACTCGCCCAGAACCTGGGCAAGCAGATCGGCGACAAGCTCGAGATCTACGAAGGCGAGGACTTCGAGGTCATCGGTACCTACGATCGGCAAAACCTGTTCGAAAACGGTTCGATGATCGTGCCCCTCGCCGAGCTCCAACGGATGCTCGGGCAGGAGGGGCTCGTCACCGCCTTCAATGTCACCGTGGCAGAACCACGCTCGGCCGAGACGATCGCTCACGTCGTGGCGACCATCGACGGCATGCGCGCGGGGCTCTCGGCCATGGCCACCGAGGAATACGTCGCCACCGATAACCGCATCCGCGGCGCCAGCGCCATGGCGTGGAGCACCTCGGCCATTGCGTTGGTGATCGGCGCCATCGGCATGCTCAACACGATGATCGTGGCGGTCTTCGAACGCACGGGCGAGATCGGCATCCTGCGGGCCATCGGTTGGCGCAAGGGGCGCATCGTGCAGATGATCCTGCTCGAATCCAGTCTTTTATGCCTTGCCGGCGCGGTGGTTGGCACGGGGCTTGCGTTCTTGATGACCTATTTGCTCAGCCGCGCGCCGGCTACGGCGGGACTCGTCAGCGCGACGATTCCCCCACACGTGGTAGCTCAGGGCTTTGTGATCGCCCTGCTGATCGGACTTTTGGGGGCCAGCTACCCGGCCTTTCGCGCGTCGCGACTCACCCCCACCACGGCGTTGCGACACGAAGGCTAACTTGACGGCAACGGAACAACCTCGAGAGATCTGCATCTGAGAAGGACAAGATGAAGGCAACGTTTCCCTCCCAGGGCGCCGGCCGCGTCGGCCAACAAGCGACGAACCTCGTCGAGGTATTTCGCCAGCGCGCCGAGGAACAAGCGGACCAGATTGCATTCACGGTGCTGGGCGAGCCCCACGCGGCGCCGCAGGATTACACCTACGCCGAGTTGGATCGCCGGGCAAGAGCGGTCGCCGCGCGGTTACAGCACACCTGCACGCCCGGCGCGCGCGCTCTGTTGATGTATGAGACCGGAATCGACTACATCGCGGCACTCGCCGGCTGTCTCTACGCCGGCGTGGTGGCCGTGCCCGTCTATCCCCCCGATCCCCTCCGCGCGACGCGAACCTTTCCGCGGCTCGAGGCGATCATTCGCGACGCGGACGCCTCGGTGCTCCTCGGCACGGCCGCCGATCTGGCCTGGGCCGGCACGATGCTAGGCAAGATCCCTCGTCTCCACGAGCTCGTCGCCACCGACGCGCTCGACGCGGCGTGGGCCGATCGTTGGCAGTTGCCCGAACTCGATCGCCAGTCGCTGGCCTTCCTGCAATACACCTCGGGTTCGACGAGTCTGCCCAAGGGGGTCGTGGTCCGCCACGGCAATGTGTTGGCGAACCTGGCCCAGATGGAACGCTCGCTCGACGTGCCCAACGCGCTGGTCTGCACCTGGTTGCCCACCTACCACGACATGGGGCTGATCGGCGGAATCTTCCAATGCTGGTATAGCGCGCGGCGCAATATCCTGCTCACGCCCGTGGCATTCTTCCAGCAGCCCTTGCGCTGGTTGCAGGCCATCTCCGACTATCGCGCGACGACGACCGCCGCGCCCGACTTCGCCTACGAATGGTGCGTGCGCAAGTTCCGCGCCGAAGAGTGTGCCGATCTCGATCTCGGTTGCCTGCAGATCGCCATGTCGGGCGCGGAGCCGGTCCGCGCGACAACGATCGAGCAGTTCGTCGAAACCTTCGGTCCCTACGGCATGCGTCGCGAAAGCTTCCGCCCCTGCTACGGACTGGCCGAGGCCACGCTGATGGTCGCGGCCGGCAAGCTCGCAAGCGTCGCCACCGTCGAACACTTCGACGGGGCCAAGCTGGCGCAAAACCGCGCGGCTCCGGTCAACGAAGCTGCCACCAACGCCCGCACGCTCGTCGCTTGCGGCACCTCCGCCGATGGCATACGCGTGCAAATCGTCGATCCGCAGACCCTCGAATGTCTCGCGGACGAACACGTGGGAGAGATCTGGGTCCAGGGCGAAAACGTCACCGCCGGCTACTGGGAACAGTCCGAGTTGTCGGAGCACACCTTTCGCGCTCGCACGGCCGACGGCGCCGGTCCGTTTCTCCGCACGGGGGATCTCGGCTTCTTCCGCCAGGGCGAACTGTTCATCGCCGGCCGACTGAAGGATCTGATCATCGTTCACGGGCGCAATCATCATCCCAACGATCTCGAACAGACCGTCGAACGATGCCACGAGGCGCTGAAGCCGCACGGCGGCGCGGCCTTCTCTGTCGAACAAGAGGGGCGCGAGCGCGTTGTCATCGTCCACGAGGTGCAACGCCCCAAACGCTTCGACCTGGACGAGGTCGCGCAGACGGTACGCCGCGCCGTGCTCGAGGCGCACGATCTCGTCGTCGACTCGGTCGTGCTCATCCGGCAGGGCTCGCTTTCGAAAGCCACCAGCGGCAAGGTACAGCGGCACGCTTGCCGCGAGCGTTACCTGGCGGGGGGCTTGAATGTGTTGCACGCCACCGAACGCGGCCAGCCTGGCAAGGGCTCCACAAGTGTCGAATACGTCGCCCCGCGCAACGAGATCGAAGCTCAATTGGCCGCCTCTTGGGCCGACGTGTTTGGCGTCGAGCGCGTGGGCGTCCACGACAATTTCTTCGACCTGGGGGGGCACAGCCTGCTGGCGGCACAAGTGGCCAACCGGCTCGCTCCCCGCTACGGCATCGAAATCACCCTGGCCGAGTTGTTCGAACGCCCCACGATCGCCAGCCTGGCCGAGTTGATCGCCGAACGGATGAGCGCCTCGGCCGAACTGGACGACCCCGCCGAATTGGCCCTGCTGGCGGAATTGGAACGCATGTCGGACGACGAAGTCCAGGCGGCGCTAGCCGCCAGCCGGGGAGAGTGCATGCCGCAACTCCCCTCGAACGACACCGATGCGACGCACGAACGATCGTGGTGGGGCAGTGCCGAGTTCGGCTCGCTCCGCGACTCGCGGCAGTCGGGTTGATTCGCAGCATGTAGAAAGCAGTTCCCCGCTCATGCCACAAGCCCTCGCTGCACGACTGGCTCAGCTCTCGCCCGAGAAGCAGGCGCTCTTCGAGCAACTGCGCCGTGGCCAGCGCACCGTCACTGCCGCTGGCTCAGCGGACTCGCGCGATGCAACCTCGTGTTGGGCGCCCCTCTCCTTTGCCCAAGAGCGCCTCTGGTATCTCGATCAACTGACGCCCGGGAATCCCTTCTACAACGTGGCCACCGCGGTGCGCCTGCGCGGGCAACTCGATTTCCAGGCCTTGCAGGCCGCCTTACAAGCTACGGTCGATCGCCATGCGGGGCTCCGCACGACCTTCGCGCTCGTCGAGGGAGAGCCGCGTCAGATCGTCGGCCCGGTCGAATTGCCGCTCGCGCAGCTCGACCTGCGCGACGTGCCGGTTGACCAGCGTGAAGCGCGACTCAGATCCATCGCCCAAGAAGAAGCGCTGCGATCGTTCGATCTTGCCCGTGGACCGCTGCTGCGCGCGCAGCTCGTACGCACGCGGGACGACGAGCACACGCTGCTCCTGACGCTGCATCACATCGTCTGCGACGGATGGTCGTTGGCGGTGCTGCAAGACGACGTGGCAGAATATTATGCGGCACACGTCGCAGGACGTTCACCCGACTTGGCGCCCCTCGCGCTCGAGTACCTGGACTACACCCGGCGGCAACGCCACGAATTGCCAGGCGCCAGGCTCGACGCTCTCTTGCGTTACTGGTCTCGCGAGTTGTCCGATCTGCCGGGCCCACTCGAGTTGCCGACCGATCACCCGCGCCCCGCCGCGCAAACCTTTCGTGGCGACGTCTGCCGGCTCATGCTCGACCGCGAGTTGAGCGGCGAGTTGCGCGTGCTAGCCGGCGCCGAACGCGCCACCCCTTACATGCTGTTGCTGGCCGCCTGGCAGCTCTTGCTGGGACGCTGGTCGCGGCGGCACGACGTGGCCGTGGGAACGCCGATCGCGCAGCGCCACCATCGCGACCTGGAACGCCTGGTCGGCTTCTTCGTCAACACGCTCGTGCTGCGCGGCCGTTTCGAGGACGACCCTTCGTTCCGCGAATTCCTCGATCGCGTGAAGCAGTCGACGCTCGGCGCGCTCACCCATCAGGAGCTTCCCTTCGCTCGGCTGGTCGAACATTTGCAACCGCCGCGCGACGCAAGCCGACCGCCCCTCGTGCAGGTGATGTTCGTCATGCAGAACATCCCGGTGCGTGCCCGGCAGACCGCTGGGCTAACGATCGAAGAGACAAGCTACGATCACGCGCCGGTCTCCCATTTCGACCTGACATTGAACGTCGACGAGCGACACGACGGCTTTCAACTGTCGCTCGTCTTCAATCCCGACTTGTACGAGCGAGAAACCATCGAGCGTCTGCTCGCCTCGTACGAGACGTTGCTCCGCTCGATCGTGGCCGAGCCTGCCCGGCGCGTCAGCCAATTGGCACTGGCACCGGCGGCCGACCTGCGCCGGCAGCTCGTCGAACGAAATCGCACGAGTCGTTCGTTCCCCCACGACCGCATGATTCACGAGCTCATCGCCGAACGGGCCGCGGCCGATCCGACGGCCATCGCGCTGGTGCTCGAAGATCGGCAGGTCACCTATCACGAACTCGACGCGGCCGGCAATCGGCTGGCTCGATTGCTCGCCGCACACGGTGTGACGACGGGAACGCCCGTCGGCATCTCGCTCGATCGGTCGGTCGAGCTGATCGTGGCCATGCTCGCGGTGCTCAAGGCGGGGGGCGTCTACGTGCCGCTCGATCCCGCCTACCCACCGCAGCGGCGGGCTTACATGATCACCGACGCCGGGCTTGCGCTCGTGCTGACCCGCGCCGATCTCGCCGCAGGAATTCAGACTCTGGGCTGCCAGCTCTTGCTGCTCGACGCCGAACAGCGAACGATCGACTCGAT comes from Pirellulales bacterium and encodes:
- a CDS encoding glycosyltransferase family 39 protein gives rise to the protein MSERLERRHHTSTAPAPSEHLATHGPHLAHSAFEQPRVATPPAAKTPLAQLDLPGFSLSPLAERRVTQLTYAFLVLGIGLRLLRYLLCCPLWGDEAYVAANFFEQSYADLLQPLRYHQVCPPLFLWTELTIVRLFGFSEYSLRLVPCLAGIATLLLFWRFASGILRGLPLLMAVAFFAVAYYPIRHGGEVKPYATDLFAAMLLMTLLGEWLRRPGEARWLWVLATVTPLLVWLSYPSVFVAGGVGLALGWHAWRHGTASIRLAVVAFGITLLASFGGLQYVMAMAQYQREFGAGGMGDYWQMAFPPVTQPIALVTWLVREHTGHIFAFPIGGKNGASTLNLICFVAGVVLLWRVRRRTLLLACLGPFFLAFVAASLQRYPYGGSTRVVLYLAPAICLIAGLGATWIISWGREPWFRRAMALVAIAVLGLIGAGQGIADLVMPYKTIHDERDRAFADWLWNDKAHGVEMVCVYRDLGLDFFPLNWEWGHSARYLCNQRIYSPRHGGPGQPPDWDAITAERPLVCVVYWVGDLKRDDARFNAWLAEVGQRFELADRERHVLNPDSGYTETYELYTFVPRIKTASAKQINVAR
- a CDS encoding ABC transporter ATP-binding protein encodes the protein MPSSQPDPSRVLLRAERLAKLYPDGDVRALDGVDLTIERGEFVAIVGPSGSGKSTLLQLLGLLDEPTQGVVYFEGQLVNGLTNTDRIRAQRIGFVFQSFHLLPMLTALENVQVPMFESSLPVAARAEKAARLLAEVGMQHRTGHLPMRLSVGERQRVAIARSLANDPALLLADEPTGNLDTRTGEEILELFFRLHAQANLTVVLITHDPRVAARAARVIHLRDGKFEADERRAATP
- the sppA gene encoding signal peptide peptidase SppA, with translation MPGRQANWPLPLARAFWLVALALSLAGCRHPIAVKTDSRVTVVSPQPHSMGPLVAMPVVHGQVETPRRIALVDVDGLILNQPMTGLYSEGENPVALFREKLDQIARDPCYAAVVIRINSPGGGVTASDVIWHDLRELKARRGIPVVACLMDVGAGGAYYLATAADHIVAHPTSVTGGIGVILNLYNLEDAMAQFNAVGTPIKSGEYIDLGTPIRAQSDEARELLQTMANEFHGRFKQVVLEARPQVAHDPTDIFDGRVFTAQQALGRHLVDSIGYVDDAIAIAAQMGGAPGAPVVALHRCHDRARTPYDVTPNVPLQANFLPLSIPGLERSKLPTFLYLWQPEPTLERMSGR
- a CDS encoding ABC transporter permease produces the protein MRLTTFVYRNLTRRRVRSALTVCGMAVAVSAVVALVGIADGFRQSFLDLYAGNGIDVIVVRARSADRMASELDETLGPRIAGLEGVASVEPVLMDAISLEDSGQIGVVLQGLDPAAPTVRDLQITAGRTLRSGEQKSVLLGRILAQNLGKQIGDKLEIYEGEDFEVIGTYDRQNLFENGSMIVPLAELQRMLGQEGLVTAFNVTVAEPRSAETIAHVVATIDGMRAGLSAMATEEYVATDNRIRGASAMAWSTSAIALVIGAIGMLNTMIVAVFERTGEIGILRAIGWRKGRIVQMILLESSLLCLAGAVVGTGLAFLMTYLLSRAPATAGLVSATIPPHVVAQGFVIALLIGLLGASYPAFRASRLTPTTALRHEG
- a CDS encoding AMP-binding protein; this translates as MKATFPSQGAGRVGQQATNLVEVFRQRAEEQADQIAFTVLGEPHAAPQDYTYAELDRRARAVAARLQHTCTPGARALLMYETGIDYIAALAGCLYAGVVAVPVYPPDPLRATRTFPRLEAIIRDADASVLLGTAADLAWAGTMLGKIPRLHELVATDALDAAWADRWQLPELDRQSLAFLQYTSGSTSLPKGVVVRHGNVLANLAQMERSLDVPNALVCTWLPTYHDMGLIGGIFQCWYSARRNILLTPVAFFQQPLRWLQAISDYRATTTAAPDFAYEWCVRKFRAEECADLDLGCLQIAMSGAEPVRATTIEQFVETFGPYGMRRESFRPCYGLAEATLMVAAGKLASVATVEHFDGAKLAQNRAAPVNEAATNARTLVACGTSADGIRVQIVDPQTLECLADEHVGEIWVQGENVTAGYWEQSELSEHTFRARTADGAGPFLRTGDLGFFRQGELFIAGRLKDLIIVHGRNHHPNDLEQTVERCHEALKPHGGAAFSVEQEGRERVVIVHEVQRPKRFDLDEVAQTVRRAVLEAHDLVVDSVVLIRQGSLSKATSGKVQRHACRERYLAGGLNVLHATERGQPGKGSTSVEYVAPRNEIEAQLAASWADVFGVERVGVHDNFFDLGGHSLLAAQVANRLAPRYGIEITLAELFERPTIASLAELIAERMSASAELDDPAELALLAELERMSDDEVQAALAASRGECMPQLPSNDTDATHERSWWGSAEFGSLRDSRQSG